From one Butyricimonas faecihominis genomic stretch:
- a CDS encoding RagB/SusD family nutrient uptake outer membrane protein has translation MKKILYILLIALLASCDSLLDVEPETEVTFDNFYKTEQDLEVTLYQMQSFVWRVGGAGSHAGMGDIREVTSSLRQAWDPIKVVGSNGTGSADWTERYWVIYMANVLLDNMHNAQGNVTPERLDFYRAQAYFAKALSYFYLSRTYGEVPITRNSSSSEPYGKKPVLEVLDTVIANATRAFNILPVQGAVVDRLGAVINSKQFGSKGNACALLAHAYAWKGSMIDLLELEGDSKDCYNKSIEYAGYLIKGDVGNYTLVRDPEKLSQLFSDNEANNPESIFEYTLDMQDEYIFSTYLFGQKYIGYPQHLDYSASEHKYKKEEALIAYSTIKSMYDESDLRPQAYFYRYAYYSTDTVELMFMEDEYTEEQRQYNRDSVRDEINKITGGYAFPYRWRVGIYEKDAYNPNLLKLVAMKSNYAYWRLADIYLLRAECYVKVGEESLAKKDLNEIRSYNRAKAYPNSSGDEKGLKYAIFHERERELLMEGHRFYDVVRNGMEYINTYLEPTAFKTMTIADVKSGAIFYPIHDSAFKNNSLLRQNTYWAQYIN, from the coding sequence ATGAAAAAAATACTCTATATTTTATTGATCGCTCTGCTCGCTTCGTGTGACAGTCTGTTGGATGTAGAGCCGGAAACGGAAGTTACGTTTGATAATTTTTACAAGACCGAACAGGATCTAGAAGTGACTTTGTATCAAATGCAGAGTTTCGTGTGGCGAGTTGGTGGTGCCGGGAGCCATGCCGGCATGGGGGATATTAGGGAAGTGACATCCAGCTTGCGCCAGGCATGGGATCCGATAAAAGTGGTTGGAAGTAACGGTACCGGTTCTGCCGACTGGACTGAACGTTATTGGGTGATATACATGGCCAACGTGTTGCTGGATAATATGCATAATGCCCAGGGAAATGTTACCCCGGAACGGTTAGATTTTTACCGGGCTCAAGCTTATTTCGCGAAAGCATTAAGTTATTTTTATTTAAGTCGTACATACGGCGAAGTTCCGATCACTAGAAACAGTTCTTCTTCGGAGCCTTACGGGAAGAAACCGGTATTGGAGGTTCTGGATACGGTGATTGCGAATGCCACGAGGGCTTTTAACATATTGCCGGTTCAAGGGGCCGTGGTGGATCGATTGGGTGCCGTGATTAATTCCAAACAATTCGGGAGTAAGGGAAATGCTTGTGCCTTGCTTGCTCATGCTTATGCGTGGAAAGGGAGTATGATCGATCTTCTCGAACTTGAAGGTGATTCAAAGGATTGTTATAATAAGTCCATCGAATACGCCGGGTATCTGATTAAAGGAGATGTCGGGAATTACACGTTGGTTCGTGATCCGGAAAAGTTATCTCAACTTTTCTCTGATAACGAGGCGAATAATCCGGAGTCAATTTTTGAATATACCTTGGATATGCAGGACGAGTATATTTTCTCGACTTACCTGTTCGGACAAAAATATATCGGTTATCCACAGCATCTGGACTATTCCGCGAGCGAGCATAAATATAAGAAAGAGGAAGCGTTGATTGCCTATTCAACGATAAAATCAATGTATGATGAATCGGATTTACGTCCGCAAGCTTATTTTTATCGATATGCTTATTACAGCACGGATACGGTGGAACTGATGTTCATGGAAGATGAATACACCGAAGAACAAAGACAGTATAACCGGGATAGTGTTCGAGATGAAATAAACAAAATTACCGGAGGTTACGCTTTCCCCTATAGATGGCGGGTCGGGATATATGAAAAGGATGCCTATAATCCGAATCTATTGAAATTGGTGGCGATGAAGTCTAATTATGCCTATTGGCGTTTGGCTGATATTTATTTGTTACGCGCTGAATGTTACGTTAAAGTGGGTGAGGAAAGTTTGGCAAAAAAAGATTTGAACGAGATCAGAAGTTATAACCGGGCAAAAGCTTATCCGAATAGTAGTGGAGACGAGAAAGGATTGAAATACGCTATTTTCCACGAGAGAGAACGGGAATTGTTGATGGAAGGTCACCGGTTCTACGATGTCGTTCGGAACGGGATGGAATACATCAATACTTATTTAGAACCCACCGCCTTCAAAACGATGACCATTGCAGACGTGAAAAGTGGGGCTATTTTTTACCCGATCCACGATTCTGCATTTAAAAATAATAGTTTGTTAAGACAAAATACGTATTGGGCACAATATATAAACTAG
- a CDS encoding M16 family metallopeptidase, giving the protein MRGLLFTITIFLFTAFAPLAAQEGMEGLRYGKLENGLTYYVKHSKAEPGRVSFYLLQNVGSILEEDHENGLAHFLEHMAFNGTTHFPGGVMPYLRGKGVFTFNARTGINQTVYNIEDVPTADGGLVDTCMFIVKDWCNEILLKEKDIDDERGVIIEEWRSHYDVGRRLQEGSAPVVYNHTKYARRNVIGTVELLKSFPYDVLREFYHKWYRPDLQCVIIVGDIDEVEYENKVKEMFGRIPARVNPLERYEVEIPDRADLDYMLILDPENRSKMISFHQRAHRVEGLDELGRKSYSFKARIFNAIWGQRLARIVNDNREKFLSASAEFGSFVRNYNGFSLDIVPYKDKDVEAFEQVWTVWEEIRRFGFTDVEVERVQEALFQELQKMESAAEKESNSYYVSVFQSHFLSGLPFREQSEELDVLKEALLEITPEDMADWIHSWATDSNRIIVVSGNDKDYKYLTKDQALDVMAEVAEKDIQPEVIEHKIPEEFDLKLQGGTIKKVKKLDRFKAEEWTLSNGARVFYKYVEEGNGFFSMACSSHGGRSVVDAEDLPTLAAMQALAMKSGIYKYDLNTLKNLVQGKQIRLNMMVSDYTEGFGGSTKADNAELLFQLYYLMFEEPRFGRPQFDKYVERAKYMYENRRQAPQDLVQDSIRKLTTRIDDRNRDWGAAYFDKMNFERMKSLYRERFSNAKEFTFCIVGDIDRDEAARLTCEYIGSLPSRKGKKEEYIIRNYDVDTDTIAREFKVVMPGDKGMVNLMLENDGKFSDKEQMALTIWGQMLRNRLFAIVREQESATYGVNVDANCMTFPYRKATLMVGFETQRDKVERMKEIIYNELERSKDELFSESELSPILISIRRMQDQQNENIGVDYWMNVLNTYAESKVDATNHKVFDKILESMTIEDVRNAARKFLKNVKVRDWVIKSEEVNPLSDWEK; this is encoded by the coding sequence ATGAGGGGATTATTATTTACAATTACGATATTTCTTTTCACGGCTTTCGCCCCCTTGGCAGCGCAGGAAGGAATGGAGGGTTTACGTTACGGGAAGTTGGAGAATGGGTTGACTTATTACGTGAAACATTCCAAGGCAGAGCCGGGGCGGGTGAGTTTTTACCTGTTACAGAACGTGGGTTCGATCTTGGAAGAGGATCACGAGAATGGGTTGGCGCATTTTCTGGAACATATGGCCTTTAACGGGACGACTCATTTTCCGGGTGGGGTGATGCCTTATTTGAGAGGGAAAGGTGTTTTCACGTTTAACGCCCGGACTGGCATCAATCAAACCGTGTATAATATCGAGGATGTGCCCACGGCTGACGGGGGATTGGTCGATACGTGTATGTTTATCGTGAAGGACTGGTGTAACGAGATTTTACTAAAAGAGAAGGATATTGATGACGAGCGGGGTGTGATTATCGAGGAGTGGAGAAGTCATTATGACGTGGGACGACGTTTGCAAGAGGGGAGCGCTCCCGTGGTGTATAATCACACGAAGTATGCCCGGCGGAACGTGATCGGCACGGTGGAGTTGTTGAAAAGCTTCCCGTACGACGTGTTACGTGAATTCTACCACAAATGGTATCGTCCCGATTTGCAGTGTGTGATTATCGTGGGGGATATTGACGAGGTGGAGTACGAGAATAAAGTAAAAGAGATGTTCGGGCGGATCCCGGCACGGGTGAACCCGCTGGAACGCTACGAGGTGGAGATTCCCGACCGGGCGGACTTGGATTATATGTTGATCCTGGACCCGGAGAACCGCTCGAAAATGATTTCTTTTCACCAGCGGGCTCACCGGGTGGAAGGATTAGATGAACTGGGACGGAAATCCTACTCGTTCAAGGCTCGTATTTTCAACGCAATCTGGGGACAACGGTTGGCACGTATCGTGAATGACAACCGGGAGAAGTTTTTGAGCGCGTCGGCCGAGTTCGGTTCCTTTGTTCGGAATTACAATGGATTTTCTTTAGACATCGTACCTTATAAGGACAAGGATGTCGAGGCGTTTGAACAGGTGTGGACGGTATGGGAAGAGATTCGACGGTTCGGTTTCACGGATGTGGAAGTGGAACGGGTGCAGGAGGCACTTTTCCAAGAACTGCAGAAAATGGAGAGTGCTGCAGAGAAGGAGAGTAATTCTTACTACGTGAGCGTGTTCCAGTCTCATTTCCTGAGTGGTTTACCTTTCCGGGAGCAGAGCGAGGAGTTAGACGTCTTGAAAGAGGCGTTATTGGAGATCACACCAGAAGATATGGCCGATTGGATTCATTCGTGGGCCACAGATTCGAACCGGATTATCGTGGTATCCGGTAATGACAAGGATTACAAATATTTGACCAAGGATCAGGCGCTTGATGTCATGGCGGAGGTCGCTGAGAAAGACATCCAGCCGGAAGTGATTGAACACAAGATTCCGGAAGAATTTGATTTGAAACTCCAAGGGGGAACAATCAAGAAGGTGAAAAAGTTGGATCGGTTCAAGGCAGAAGAGTGGACGTTGTCCAACGGGGCTAGGGTGTTCTACAAGTACGTGGAAGAGGGGAATGGTTTCTTTTCCATGGCTTGTAGTAGTCATGGCGGGCGTTCCGTGGTGGATGCCGAGGATTTGCCGACGCTGGCTGCGATGCAGGCTTTGGCAATGAAGTCCGGGATATACAAGTACGACCTGAACACGTTGAAGAATCTCGTGCAGGGTAAACAGATTCGTCTGAACATGATGGTAAGTGATTACACGGAAGGTTTTGGCGGTAGCACGAAAGCGGATAATGCCGAGTTGTTGTTCCAGTTGTACTATTTGATGTTCGAGGAACCCCGTTTCGGTAGACCGCAGTTTGACAAATACGTGGAACGTGCTAAATATATGTACGAAAATCGTCGTCAGGCTCCACAGGATCTGGTTCAGGATTCGATTCGGAAGTTGACGACTCGTATCGACGATCGTAACCGGGATTGGGGTGCGGCTTATTTCGACAAGATGAATTTCGAGCGGATGAAGTCGCTTTACCGGGAACGTTTCTCGAATGCGAAAGAGTTTACGTTCTGTATCGTGGGTGATATTGACCGGGACGAGGCCGCCCGTCTGACGTGTGAATATATCGGCTCGCTGCCTTCTCGCAAGGGGAAGAAGGAGGAATATATCATTCGTAATTACGACGTGGATACCGACACGATTGCCCGTGAATTCAAGGTGGTAATGCCGGGAGACAAGGGAATGGTGAATTTGATGTTAGAGAATGACGGGAAGTTTTCCGATAAGGAGCAAATGGCCTTGACAATTTGGGGACAGATGTTGCGGAACCGTTTGTTCGCTATCGTTCGAGAACAGGAGAGTGCCACATATGGCGTTAACGTGGATGCCAACTGCATGACTTTCCCGTATCGTAAAGCTACTTTAATGGTAGGCTTCGAGACGCAACGGGATAAGGTGGAACGGATGAAGGAGATCATTTATAACGAGTTGGAGAGAAGTAAAGATGAGCTTTTCTCGGAGAGCGAATTGTCGCCAATTCTGATCTCTATCCGGCGGATGCAGGATCAACAGAATGAGAATATAGGTGTTGATTACTGGATGAACGTGTTGAATACTTACGCCGAGAGCAAGGTGGACGCCACGAATCACAAGGTTTTCGACAAGATTCTGGAAAGCATGACGATCGAGGATGTTCGTAACGCAGCCCGGAAGTTTTTGAAAAACGTGAAAGTAAGAGACTGGGTAATAAAGTCGGAAGAGGTGAACCCGCTATCCGATTGGGAAAAATAG
- a CDS encoding ATP-binding protein, with translation MENEYLYRKIDDQLLAWSKESKRKPLLVRGARQVGKSSAIKNLAQHFEYFVEVNFDQQKEVCTLFEKGISPQEICENLSLIYNIPIIPGKTLLFFDEIQACIAAISSLRYFYEKYPELHLVAAGSLLEFALEELPSFGVGRVRSLFVYPFSFEEFLIANKETMLWGAIQKATPQKALLEPIHKKALLLLKKFLILGGMPEVIASYVQGKSMLDCLRIMDDLIISYKDDFSKYKKRVPESRITEVFDSVMQNAGKPFIYAGAANANYKQIKEALDLLIKAGLVIPVTHSAANGIPIGAEINPKKRKMLPLDTGLFQRILGLDMSEIFLSDDFEVVNKGAIAEIYAGLELQKSTSCYHKDDLYFWKREERGSNAEVDYLIQKNEDIIPIEIKSGKRGSMQSLHLFLKEKQSPYGIRSSSENFCAYENIKVIPLYAIGNIYHINE, from the coding sequence ATGGAAAATGAATATTTATATCGTAAAATAGATGACCAGCTCTTAGCTTGGAGCAAAGAAAGTAAACGAAAACCACTTCTTGTCCGTGGAGCAAGACAAGTAGGAAAATCATCGGCAATAAAAAATTTGGCTCAACATTTTGAATATTTTGTAGAAGTAAACTTTGACCAGCAAAAAGAAGTATGTACATTATTTGAAAAGGGGATTTCGCCACAAGAAATCTGTGAGAACCTTTCTCTGATTTACAATATTCCCATTATTCCGGGAAAAACGCTCTTATTTTTTGATGAAATTCAGGCATGTATAGCGGCTATTTCCTCATTGCGATATTTCTATGAAAAATATCCAGAACTACACCTCGTGGCCGCCGGGTCATTGTTGGAATTCGCATTGGAAGAACTACCTTCATTCGGAGTGGGTAGAGTTCGCTCCCTATTCGTGTACCCGTTTTCATTCGAGGAATTCCTTATTGCCAACAAGGAAACAATGTTGTGGGGAGCAATACAAAAAGCCACTCCACAAAAAGCTCTTTTAGAACCGATTCATAAAAAAGCCTTGCTACTGTTGAAAAAATTTCTGATACTAGGAGGGATGCCGGAAGTTATCGCTTCCTATGTTCAAGGAAAATCCATGTTGGATTGTCTTAGAATCATGGACGACTTGATTATATCATACAAAGACGATTTTTCTAAATACAAAAAAAGAGTACCAGAGTCCCGCATCACAGAAGTTTTTGACAGTGTTATGCAGAATGCAGGCAAACCATTTATCTATGCGGGTGCAGCAAATGCGAACTACAAACAAATAAAGGAAGCCCTTGACCTGTTAATCAAAGCCGGCCTTGTTATTCCCGTAACACATTCAGCGGCAAATGGAATACCGATCGGAGCGGAAATCAATCCAAAGAAAAGAAAAATGCTTCCTCTTGACACAGGTTTATTCCAGCGTATATTAGGGTTGGATATGTCAGAGATATTTCTCTCGGATGATTTTGAAGTTGTAAACAAAGGAGCCATTGCAGAAATTTATGCGGGGCTGGAATTGCAAAAATCAACCTCTTGCTATCACAAGGACGATTTGTATTTCTGGAAACGAGAAGAACGGGGAAGCAATGCCGAAGTAGATTACCTCATTCAAAAAAATGAAGATATAATTCCCATCGAAATCAAGTCAGGGAAAAGAGGTTCCATGCAAAGCCTACACCTGTTCCTCAAAGAAAAACAATCACCTTACGGCATCCGGAGTTCATCAGAAAATTTCTGTGCTTATGAGAACATCAAGGTAATTCCATTATATGCCATTGGTAACATTTATCATATAAACGAATAA
- a CDS encoding thioredoxin family protein, translating to MRKYVMMICFSLFMGWSMSGQGQGIKFFEGTFDEALAKAKQEKKLVFVDFYATWCGPCKQMAEKVFTDEEVGKFMNERFVCMQIDVEKTGWQKETAEKFNVTVLPTLIFFKGDASVVSRLAGAREKADFLNLAKVATGEQLSFEKLYDRAKSKKDLADMQLVLKQAPEYVGGLQGMEAQKWIVRIDKLYNEYTKAKMGPDFINKEDFQIVSKFNKKSVKDDAVMEFMVKNLETYMNKLGEAPGILLVEYNNNVIGELARAGKDEYKKYLERINTELEAAYAIMPTGTLTPYEKFKYYYDGMYLLSYKKDVTSYVELMTKYLAALGDQVGANDYGEIAQNMYVMSKGKLNNEQLGQVKDWLVKAMQYEGTGLIDRINFVTMLGDTYKALKEFDKAKEAYNQGYMEALQIENKMRVAQIQMIIKRKLQALELAK from the coding sequence ATGAGAAAATATGTAATGATGATATGCTTCTCCCTGTTTATGGGGTGGAGTATGTCTGGCCAAGGCCAAGGAATTAAGTTCTTCGAGGGAACTTTTGATGAAGCGTTAGCGAAAGCTAAACAGGAAAAGAAATTAGTATTTGTGGATTTCTATGCCACGTGGTGCGGGCCATGTAAGCAGATGGCAGAGAAAGTTTTCACGGATGAGGAAGTGGGAAAATTCATGAATGAGCGTTTTGTCTGTATGCAGATTGACGTGGAAAAAACAGGATGGCAGAAGGAAACGGCGGAGAAGTTTAACGTGACGGTACTACCGACTTTGATATTTTTCAAGGGGGATGCCAGTGTGGTATCTCGTTTGGCCGGAGCCAGAGAAAAAGCTGATTTCTTGAATTTGGCAAAAGTGGCTACTGGTGAGCAGTTGAGTTTTGAGAAACTGTATGATCGGGCTAAATCCAAGAAAGATCTGGCCGATATGCAGTTGGTATTAAAACAAGCTCCTGAATATGTAGGAGGCTTGCAGGGTATGGAAGCTCAAAAATGGATAGTGCGGATTGATAAGTTGTACAATGAGTACACGAAGGCCAAGATGGGACCGGATTTTATCAACAAGGAGGATTTTCAGATTGTAAGCAAGTTCAACAAGAAAAGCGTGAAGGATGATGCCGTGATGGAATTCATGGTGAAGAATTTGGAAACCTACATGAACAAGCTGGGAGAGGCTCCCGGAATTTTGTTGGTGGAGTACAATAATAATGTTATTGGGGAACTGGCGAGAGCCGGTAAGGACGAGTATAAAAAATACTTGGAGAGAATTAACACGGAACTGGAGGCGGCTTACGCTATCATGCCGACGGGAACTTTGACCCCTTACGAGAAGTTCAAATATTACTATGACGGAATGTATTTGTTGTCTTACAAGAAAGATGTGACATCCTACGTGGAATTGATGACTAAGTATCTTGCCGCTTTGGGAGACCAGGTAGGGGCGAATGATTACGGAGAGATTGCCCAGAATATGTACGTCATGAGTAAGGGAAAATTGAATAATGAGCAGTTGGGACAGGTAAAGGATTGGTTGGTGAAAGCGATGCAATACGAGGGAACGGGTTTAATCGACCGGATTAATTTCGTGACGATGTTGGGTGATACTTACAAGGCGTTGAAAGAGTTTGATAAAGCGAAAGAGGCTTATAACCAAGGATACATGGAGGCATTGCAGATCGAGAACAAGATGCGGGTTGCCCAGATCCAAATGATTATCAAGCGGAAGTTGCAGGCGCTGGAATTAGCAAAATGA
- a CDS encoding DUF4163 domain-containing protein: protein MMRNCTFVVALLALFFTGCEEATIKIGKDFLSHKTNEFDITIAYPVFTSQKAEVEQGCKAVNGEISRLIDSLQNDLKAQLNEYLQKAREMKEEPMIPFELDVKDSVFMADRHYISVRLAVYMLTGGANGLTEYYAVNYSLKDKKFLSPESILNYDKSAEIDKQIQRNFKNPENCFSEVPTLANVTTVNFSGGDICFTYNPLVLGAHYCGAAEISVPRMLLKGDLLLK from the coding sequence ATGATGAGGAATTGTACTTTTGTAGTGGCATTGTTGGCGTTGTTTTTCACGGGATGTGAGGAGGCAACGATAAAAATAGGGAAGGATTTTTTGTCCCACAAGACCAACGAGTTTGATATTACGATCGCCTATCCGGTGTTTACCTCTCAGAAAGCCGAGGTGGAGCAAGGGTGTAAGGCGGTGAACGGGGAGATATCCCGGTTGATTGACAGCTTGCAAAATGATTTAAAGGCACAATTGAACGAGTACCTGCAAAAGGCACGGGAGATGAAAGAAGAGCCGATGATCCCGTTTGAATTGGATGTTAAGGATAGCGTGTTCATGGCGGATCGTCATTATATCAGTGTTCGCCTTGCGGTTTACATGTTGACAGGAGGGGCTAACGGGTTGACTGAGTATTATGCGGTCAATTACAGCTTGAAGGACAAGAAGTTTTTGAGTCCGGAGAGTATTCTGAATTATGACAAGAGTGCGGAGATTGACAAGCAGATTCAACGGAATTTCAAGAATCCGGAGAACTGTTTCTCGGAAGTTCCCACGCTGGCAAATGTAACCACGGTAAATTTTTCGGGAGGTGATATTTGCTTTACTTATAACCCGCTGGTTCTAGGAGCCCATTATTGTGGAGCTGCGGAAATATCCGTACCCCGTATGTTATTGAAAGGTGATTTATTGTTGAAATAG
- a CDS encoding RNA polymerase sigma factor, translating into MDILLHQFNRGDERAFKKLFDSFFGASCAFVKHYIPEHEAVEDVVQETFINLWEKRGICTDMVYFKAYLYKSLRNNALFYLRQHRVNEEVDPRLEDNTESVLNVMIEEEVHREIIAAISKLPKERRRVVELSMAGFSQEEIAEKMAISVNTVKTQKRKAYAFLREELKHLFIIFLVLMNM; encoded by the coding sequence GTGGATATACTGTTGCATCAATTTAACAGAGGGGACGAGCGAGCCTTTAAAAAGTTGTTTGATAGCTTTTTCGGGGCGTCATGTGCTTTTGTTAAACATTACATACCGGAACATGAGGCCGTGGAAGATGTGGTGCAAGAGACCTTTATAAATCTCTGGGAGAAACGGGGAATTTGCACGGATATGGTATATTTTAAAGCGTATCTTTATAAGTCTTTACGTAATAACGCTCTTTTTTATTTACGCCAGCATCGGGTGAATGAAGAGGTCGATCCTAGATTGGAGGACAATACGGAGTCTGTTCTGAACGTGATGATTGAAGAAGAAGTCCACCGGGAGATTATAGCTGCCATAAGTAAGTTGCCAAAGGAAAGAAGGCGTGTGGTGGAATTGAGTATGGCTGGTTTTTCCCAAGAAGAGATTGCTGAGAAAATGGCAATTTCCGTGAACACGGTGAAGACTCAAAAAAGGAAAGCGTATGCTTTTCTCCGGGAGGAGTTGAAACATTTGTTTATTATTTTCTTGGTGTTGATGAATATGTGA
- a CDS encoding fasciclin domain-containing protein, translating into MKQIILLGLLVLSFIGCTKYNQIDTGLAQKKYPGNMYEYLHSDSYNWDSLLVFIDYLGLEDYFTGKKAGYEEITFFGPTNHSIRRKIYEKYTWSATWQKVYLYHSVKEFIEGEGEEYCRQLILSHIVKGKYEVKDIPRGTDDNAESGMIMISVNGSKFRIYSFQEPYEETPEAGPVVLYIRGGKYMDTKIDVASTDIEPTNGIVHSLAYAFTLGQF; encoded by the coding sequence ATGAAACAAATAATATTATTAGGATTACTGGTATTGTCATTTATTGGTTGTACGAAATATAATCAAATTGATACCGGTTTGGCCCAGAAGAAGTACCCGGGAAACATGTACGAATATTTGCATTCAGATTCTTACAATTGGGATTCGCTTTTGGTGTTTATCGATTACCTGGGATTGGAAGATTATTTCACGGGGAAAAAAGCGGGATATGAAGAAATTACTTTTTTCGGACCGACGAATCATTCTATCCGTCGAAAAATATACGAGAAATATACATGGAGTGCTACTTGGCAGAAAGTTTACCTGTATCATAGCGTGAAAGAGTTTATCGAGGGTGAGGGAGAGGAGTATTGTCGTCAGTTGATATTAAGTCATATCGTGAAAGGTAAATACGAGGTTAAAGATATTCCGAGAGGTACCGACGATAATGCCGAGTCCGGAATGATAATGATATCGGTTAACGGATCGAAATTTAGGATTTATTCTTTCCAGGAGCCTTACGAGGAGACTCCGGAGGCGGGACCGGTCGTTCTGTATATAAGAGGAGGGAAATATATGGACACTAAAATTGATGTGGCCTCAACGGATATAGAGCCGACGAACGGGATTGTACATTCTTTGGCTTATGCGTTTACTTTGGGACAGTTTTAA